A single region of the Vicia villosa cultivar HV-30 ecotype Madison, WI linkage group LG4, Vvil1.0, whole genome shotgun sequence genome encodes:
- the LOC131597662 gene encoding protein neprosin-like encodes MASPRRGTISSLPFQLVDAVALLADETVHSGVESARLPRSERVPREELVRHSKLAEGFAHVGCSEFVAFGVARSHVSAFSVQQGHVVVLPADDDSSPRGWNPRSVVPGGRDQDHQATLFDNRIIKMINMMFLLILFSTIVTSLRVDDSNITLKEDFELEKHLKLMNKPPIKSIHTEYGYIVDCVDIKKQPAFDHPLLKNHKLQTRPSFYSKIENGSVNISPTKTRFELHKVTCPKGSVPIRRTTKEDLSRAKSLLNNNILDTSGTHKAEVYLKYLGGQNYYGIMGTTSIYNPRCSIAQSSASNVYVRNGEGGAVNDISVGWHVFPHLYGNDRTYVYAVWTSDSYRSTGCYNFQCRGFVQTNSRYHLGAAVPKTSVYRGEIVDMPISIVQDQRTKNWWININGQAIGYYPQALFNNLKTANQVGWGGVTMAIGAPSPQMGSGSFPDRNFEHACYFRNIGYKNQTNSAYYGPDEYAAQIYHDVPQCFGVNYYGKEKNPYGYSLQFGGPGGQC; translated from the exons ATGGCGTCTCCGCGGAGGGGAACGAtatcgtcgcttcctttccagctcgTGGATGCGGTTGCCCTGTTGGCGGATGAGACA GTTCATTCTGGGGTCGAGTCTGCtcgtcttccccgttctgaacgtgTCCCTCGGGAGGAACTTGTTCGACATTCTAAACTTGCTGAAGGCTTTGCACATGTTGGATGTTCTGAATTTGTTGCCTTCGGGGTTGCGAGGTCTCATGTCTCGGCCTTCTCTGTACAGCAAGGGCATGTTGTGGTCCTTCCTGCCGACGACGATTCGTCCCCTCGCGGGTGGAATCCTCGATCAGTTGTTCCAGGAGGAAGGGATCAGg ATCATCAAGCAACTTTGTTCGATAACAGAATTATAAAAATGATTAACATGATGTTCttattgattttgttttcaaCGATTGTTACTAGCCTTAGAGTTGATGATAGTAATATTACATTGAAGGAAGATTTTGAGTTGGAAAAACACCTAAAACTTATGAATAAGCCTCCTATCAAGAGTATTCAT ACAGAATATGGATATATAGTTGACTGTGTTGATATTAAAAAACAACCCGCTTTTGATCATCCTTTGTTAAAGAATCATAAATTACAG ACACGGCCAAGTTTTTACTCAAAAATAGAAAATGGAAGTGTGAATATTTCACCAACTAAAACAAGATTTGAACTTCATAAAGTCACTTGTCCTAAAGGGTCTGTTCCAATTCGAAGGACAACAAAAGAAGATCTCAGCCGTGCTAAATCTTTattgaataataatattttagatACAAGTGGTACTCAC AAAGCGGAAGTATATCTCAAATACCTTGGTGGTCAAAATTATTATGGAATAATGGGAACTACTAGTATTTATAATCCAAGATGTAGTATTGCTCAATCTAGCGCATCCAATGTATATGTCCGAAATGGAGAGGGAGGCGCTGTTAATGATATTAGTGTTGGATGGCAT GTATTTCCCCATTTATATGGCAATGATCGAACATACGTTTACGCAGTATGGACG TCAGATAGTTATAGAAGCACGGGATGCTACAATTTCCAATGTCGAGGTTTTGTCCAAACCAACAGTCGATATCACCTTGGTGCAGCTGTGCCAAAAACATCTGTATACCGTGGTGAAATTGTAGATATGCCAATTAGTATTGTTCAAGATCAAAGAACTAAAAATTGGTGGATAAACATTAATGGTCAAGCAATTGGATATTATCCACAAGCTTtattcaacaacttgaaaacagctAATCAAGTGGGATGGGGAGGAGTCACAATGGCTATCGGTGCACCTAGCCCTCAAATGGGATCTGGATCCTTTCCTGACCGGAACTTTGAACATGCATGTTATTTTAGAAATATTGGATATAAAAATCAAACTAATTCAGCCTATTATGGACCAGATGAGTATGCGGCACAAATTTACCATGACGTCCCTCAATGCTTTGGAGTTAACTactatggaaaagaaaaaaatccaTATGGATATTCTCTTCAATTTGGAGGACCGGGTGGCCAATGTTAA